Sequence from the Colletotrichum higginsianum IMI 349063 chromosome 6, whole genome shotgun sequence genome:
AAGGATCCTCCAGAGTCGATCATTGAAAGATACTTGCCGTCTGGCAGTAACACGCCGGCCCTCATTTTGATTTCGACGCCATTGACCCGGACGCCTTCGAGATGGACCGTCCATCCTTGGCGATCGAGCGGAAAGTCATCATAGTTGTAGCTGCAAGAAACCACATGGTCAGTAGTGTTTGGAAAGTAAAGAGCGGGATCAGGCTTTCCCACTCACTTTGGCGTGCTGTATACCGGCCCGTAAGTAACATCGTGACCGGCAGCCTCTTCTCCGAGTCCTCCCAGCGTCAACTTGCCAACTTCTGCAGAGTCGGGGTCCCCAAGACGCGGAAAACTGAGTGAGAACTTGGGCTCTCTCAGCTTCTCAGTCGCCAAGAGCACATccatcggcggcagcctgTTGTTGAAGTGTAGCTGACGGCTAACGGCTCTCATATTGAGGCCAAAAATGCCGCTGAAAGAGTCGTTTTGGAATTCCTTCAGGGCCGACTCGTAGACCAAGCCAATGGCAAGATCAGGTATCGAGAGCCCGCCGAAGTCGGTCCGCAGAAGAGATTGGTTTCCATAAACGGCCCCTTCTCCCACGATTGTGAAGAATGTCTCGTTGGACAGGATGGTGTCGTTTGGCTAGACGTCTCAGTCGCGGGATTTTGGGGACAGCATGTGCTACAACTACTCACCTTGATTACGTATGATGAAGTGAGGCCGAAGCATCCATCCTGATCATCATCCGTAGGGCATTCGTTGGAGGCGACGAATAGGTCTCCGGAGCCGGTGTCAATCATCACTGGAACGGCTTGTCCGTTAAAGGTAACGTTGACGTTGTAAAACTTGTCATCGTTACGGCTTGAAGGAACAAATACATCCAACACAGCTATGCCGCCGTTCCTGGTCGTGAGGGGGAAAGGCGAGCCATTCGCGCTTGAAAACAGGGACGCAAGCAGAGCCGCATGAGTGAACGTGTTGAAGATCATCGTTATTCCGCCTCATGATCCTTGACAAGAGCACGATCACCAACAGAGAAGGTTCTCTTGCTCTCTGACGGACGGCTTTTATCATGGGACTAATAGACGGCGAACCCCAAAGTTTGGGGTGCTCCTCGTGTTGTCCTCAAAAAGGAAGGTGTCATTCAGCTAATGCGATTGACCTCAGACCGACATTTTGACCGGGATTCTTCTCGTATCCGATCGACTGCGGACTCGCGCCATTGTTCCCATGTCTTAAAACATCCATCTTGACTCCGAAATCGCCGATACAAGCATTCGATTGGGCATGTGGTTCTAGGCATCGTCGAGCAATGAATCTATCTGATTGGCCTTGGCCACCTTGCCTTTGGCAAAGAATGGAGCAAGTCCGCAGCCGAGCAAGTCCGTAGCCGATGGGATACTGAAAGTTGACTTATTACCCGCTATCTTTATCATCATGAAGAAGCAAGATAAGGTACAATGTAGGACACTTCTTTTCCCTTTGTGATATGTGTGGGGCGGATCTTGTTACCAGCCAGACCACACACTAGATTTGTAATCAGTCATTTGAAAATTTACAAAAGATTAGTGATCACAATGTTCGTAGTTGACGTAACGTAAATCGAAGTTAGAACATCTCCAGTATACGTATATAGATAGGGGAGTAGTCTATACTTGCCTGTACTAGCTGGGAGCCCCGCGGCCAACTAGCGGGTCTCATCTGTTAGGGGCATTGCGGCTCCTAAGTGGCATCGTTCATTTTAGAAGGTCGGCCAGACTAGTCGCTTTTGTGTTACGGTGCGTCTACGATGTTCCTGAGATAATGGATATGAAGGAGCTGTATGGTATGCACGCGTATACGTTGAGACGTCGTTATTTGGTTAAGGAGTTATTCGTCGTCATATTCACATCGAACCTAAACCTTGCTTACTCTCCATCTCCAGCAGGGTATTCTTTAAAAGGAGCCGTCAGATCCTTGATGCCGCCAGATGGCTCTTCAATGTGTCTGAAACTGGCTTTGTTCTCGATGGCCTCACTACTGAACCGATTAGAAACATTGCCCTGTTCATAAGCTGCTGGCAAAACCTTAACCTGAATAGCGACTGCCTGGCGAAGAGTGGGGGTAGTCGGTAACAAAGAAGCTCTCCTGTGTCCGCGCAGCAGCGACTGCTAGCTGTTTCGTCCAGCTTCCGCTGACTTTGAGGTTTAGACGTTGAAAGCATACGCTTGCTTGGGGGTATCTAACAGGCGAATTCAGGTCAGAACGGCCGTcatcttttctttttctaaAGGTAGTCCGGTAAGCTGTAACCCTGGCCAAGCTTCTTCGTCGTTACCGGCAAGAAGTCAGGCCTTGTACCCAAGTTGAGAATCTCAAAGAACCCTTCAAGATCAGCGTTTGACATGATGCTAATACTCGCTTCCTTATGGCCGCGGATAAGGTAGTGAATCAAACGTTGAAGCAAAACTTCTCGACATGGAGATAGAATTTGAATGTATCTTACCCAGCGGTGAGCACGGATTCGCCCCGTCGGGATCAGTCTTCCCTTAGTCGTCTCTAACGTACCCCGCCTGAACCATTCACCCCCTTAGCCGTCTCTAGTTTGCCCCGTCGATGCCCTTTTCCCGCGTGGTAAAAACTTTTACTTTGGGCTTACCCGCCGGCCGCTAGGGCTTACCCGCTCGTGCGGCTCGCTCGGGAATGTCCAGTTCCTCAGCAAGAGCGCTAGCGAAAGTGATGTTCTCCCAGACATTTCGTCATGTCAGAGGGGAAACGTTAGAATATCATGGTGTGGTGTATATATTCGACATCCCAGACGAGTCTCGCGGAACTTCCCTTTTGCTGTGAACAGTCACGATGACTCTGATAACCGACCAAAATGTTTTCCTACACCAACCATACCTCCCTAAGCAGCGAGGTTTCTGCGTTTAGACTTTTCCTGGCAAGGACCTCTGTATTCGAAGTGGCTACTTTGTTCATCGCAATATCCTTGTTTTGGGGCAGTTTTCGGGCAATCTACTTGCTTTACTTTCATCCACTGGCATCCTTCCCCGGCCCTCGCAGAGCGGCGCTCTCCACATGGTGGCTTTACTCTCAAAGTAAGAGTGGTCGTGCAGAGGAGATTTTTGAAGAACTGCATAAGAAATACAGTACGCTCAAGTGCAATCTTTGACGGAAACCCGTCTAAACAACAGAACAGATACCCGCGCGCTTCGAATTGCTCCGAACGAGATTCACATCACCGATTCCGCACTATACCACACCATATATTCACAACGACACACATTCACAAAACAAGCCCACTTTTACAGCGCTTTCATGAAACCGTATTCAGTTTTCGTGGAGACTGATGTCGAATTACACCGTCAGCGACGGAAACAGCTCAGCAACTTCTTCTCAAAGATGTCCATCCGGTCAATAGAAGGAATCTTGCTTTCCAAGGTCGCGACTCTATGCAAGAGGATTTCAGAGACGAGATTCAATGGACCTGTAAACTTTTATCAGACATTTCGGTATATGTCTCACTAATCACGTGGTGGATACATGCTAACGTCTGTGTAGGTGTTTGACAGTAGACGTAATCACAGAAGTAGCCTTCGGTGAATCCTTCAACCTTCTCACCGAGTCCGAAGCAAACACCTTCACAATGCGCCATTCCTTGAGACGTTCGACTTGGCCGCAAACAGCTTTTGGGACATTGAGCACTTCTCTATTCTTCGAGTCATAATCAGCAGCGTTCCGTCTGCTGTTGCGGGGAAGTTGAGTAGATCGGCGGCAAGGCTCCagggcctccttctcgctgTTGCGGATACTGTTACGAAGTTTAGACGTCTGAAAAGCTCTGGAAAAAGCTTCGATCACGTTGTAGTATTCGACAAATTGTCAGACCTGGATGATGTGCGGTTGCAGGGAG
This genomic interval carries:
- a CDS encoding Cytochrome p450, with product MFSYTNHTSLSSEVSAFRLFLARTSVFEVATLFIAISLFWGSFRAIYLLYFHPLASFPGPRRAALSTWWLYSQSKSGRAEEIFEELHKKYNTRALRIAPNEIHITDSALYHTIYSQRHTFTKQAHFYSAFMKPYSVFVETDVELHRQRRKQLSNFFSKMSIRSIEGILLSKVATLCKRISETRFNGPVNFYQTFRKHLHNAPFLETFDLAANSFWDIEHFSILRVIISSVPSAVAGKLSRSAARLQGLLLAVADTVTKFRRLKSSGKSFDHVVVFDKLSDLDDVRLQGEAADILVAGSDTTATTLAVAIEQIIERPAVYTRLRKELRDAGFLRERDYELQKLEQLPYLSSCVKEALRYAMAVPGRLPRIVPEPGMGAEALVVDGKHIPPGACVSISAYSVHFDESIWGADARSFIPERWLTDDGKHLEKYLVTFSKGARQCLGINLAYAEATLTLAMVVNRFRFTADKTLKESDLKRVDNFTMGYEGTGIRAEVHEDYQKA
- a CDS encoding Eukaryotic aspartyl protease, yielding MIFNTFTHAALLASLFSSANGSPFPLTTRNGGIAVLDVFVPSSRNDDKFYNVNVTFNGQAVPVMIDTGSGDLFVASNECPTDDDQDGCFGLTSSYVIKPNDTILSNETFFTIVGEGAVYGNQSLLRTDFGGLSIPDLAIGLVYESALKEFQNDSFSGIFGLNMRAVSRQLHFNNRLPPMDVLLATEKLREPKFSLSFPRLGDPDSAEVGKLTLGGLGEEAAGHDVTYGPVYSTPNYNYDDFPLDRQGWTVHLEGVRVNGVEIKMRAGVLLPDGKYLSMIDSGGSLMYFRPEELDAIAAQFKGPILYPGNRDIYFDCSIPQLMELKYFGEWYAVDPLDLVIPSDHGLVNGTEYCHAALGQWTRTFGDSIIGLPFLRSVFSVFDYISNDLVPQPRVGFASLVDGADAVARYSNVLPSRLL